Proteins encoded by one window of Xiphias gladius isolate SHS-SW01 ecotype Sanya breed wild chromosome 15, ASM1685928v1, whole genome shotgun sequence:
- the LOC120800597 gene encoding cadherin-7-like isoform X2, whose product MECLCVLSVLSMFVLSLWEESGCKAMTLNSILLPQVSGGAAAAGGVLSHHRRRRSWVWNQFFVLEEYTGDEPLYVGKLHSDVDKGDGQVRYILMGEGAMSIFTIDENTGDIHATKRLDREQQAYYTLRAQARDRNTNLLVEPESQFIIKVQDINDNEPKFLNGPYTARVAERSPVGTSVVTVMATDADDPTYGNSARLVYSILQGQPYFSVEAKTGVVRTALPDMDREVQDHYLLVIQAKDMIGQLGGLSGTTSFTVTLTDVNDNPPRFPRKSYQFSVPESVVVSTVVAKIKALDLDIGPNAEMDYRILDGDGQGTFRILTDPNTQEGLVILHKTLDFETKSSYTLRVEASNRYVDTHFLSVGPFSDMATVRLLVENVDEPPVFSFSVSQMVISEAAAVGTDVGSVSAHDPDATNSPVRYSIDRRSDVDRYFNIDSSSGLIRTDRPLDREIVAVHNITVLATESLDRSQVGKAVVLVSVTDVNDNPPRFAIEYQMFVCENTKPGQIIETLSAVDRDEPEHGHHFLFSLTTEAPGNINFTLRDNKDQVLPRKSASYLQSPHRLQDTTSTASG is encoded by the exons ATGGAGTGTCTCTGTGTTCTGAGTGTGCTCAGTATGTTTGTCCTGTCGCTGTGGGAGGAGTCAGGCTGCAAGGCAATGACCCTGAactccatcctcctccctcaggtgtcaggaggagcagcagcagcaggaggtgtCCTCTCCCACCacaggagaaggaggagctGGGTATGGAACCAGTTCTTCGTCCTGGAGGAGTACACCGGAGATGAGCCGCTGTACGTGGGGAAG CTCCACTCTGACGTGGATAAAGGTGACGGTCAGGTGAGGTACATCCTGATGGGAGAAGGAGCAATGTCCATCTTCACCATTGATGAGAACACAGGAGACATCCACGCCACAAAAAGGCTGGACCGAGAACAGCAGGCATACTACACCCTGAGAGCTCAGGCTCGAGACCGAAATACCAACCTACTGGTTGAACCTGAGTCTCAGTTCATCATCAAAGTCCAGGACATCAACGACAATGAGCCCAAGTTCCTTAACGGACCATACACCGCCAGAGTAGCTGAGAGGTCTCCTGTAG GTACATCCGTGGTGACGGTGATGGCAACAGATGCTGACGATCCAACTTATGGAAACTCTGCCAGACTAGTTTACAGCATCCTGCAGGGTCAGCCATACTTCTCTGTGGAGGCAAAGACAG GTGTGGTGCGTACAGCTCTGCCTGACATGGATCGGGAGGTGCAAGACCATTACCTGTTGGTCATCCAGGCCAAAGACATGATTGGTCAGCTGGGAGGTCTGTCCGGAACCACCTCCTTTACTGTGACGCTGACCGATGTCAACGACAACCCACCTCGCTTCCCCCGCA AGAGTTACCAATTCAGTGTTCCAGAGTCTGTAGTAGTGTCAACTGTGGTCGCTAAGATCAAAGCTCTGGATCTGGATATTGGTCCAAACGCTGAGATGGACTACAGGATCCTGGACGGAGACGGACAGGGAACCTTCAGGATCCTCACTGATCCAAATACACAGGAAGGACTGGTCATCCTGCACAAG ACACTGGACTTTGAGACCAAGTCCAGCTACACTTTGCGCGTCGAGGCATCCAATCGTTATGTGGACACCCATTTCCTGTCTGTGGGTCCGTTCAGCGACATGGCGACGGTTCGTCTGCTGGTGGAAAACGTGGACGAGCCTCCAGTATTCtccttttctgtcagtcagATGGTGATCTCTGAGGCAGCTGCAGTAGGAACTGATGTGGGATCAGTTTCAGCTCACGACCCCGACGCCACCAACAGTCCTGTCAG gtACTCCATAGACAGGAGGTCAGATGTGGATCGTTACTTTAACATTGACAGTAGCTCAGGTCTGATCAGAACAGACCGACCTCTGGACCGAGAGATCGTTGCTGTGCACAACATCACTGTCCTCGCCACAGAGAGCC tggatCGTTCTCAGGTGGGGAAAGCTGTGGTTCTGGTTTCTGTGACGGACGTTAACGACAACCCTCCGAGATTCGCCATCGAGTACCAAATGTTCGTCTGTGAGAACACCAAACCTGGACAG ATCATTGAGACACTCAGCGCTGTGGACCGAGATGAACCAGAGCACGGACATCACTTCCTGTTCTCTCTGACCACCGAGGCTCCTGGGAATATCAACTTCACCCTGAGGGACAACAAAG ACCAGGTCTTACCCAGAAAGTCcgccagttatctacaaagcccacatCGTTTGCAGGACACCACCTCAacagccagcggttga
- the LOC120800597 gene encoding cadherin-7-like isoform X1, whose amino-acid sequence MECLCVLSVLSMFVLSLWEESGCKAMTLNSILLPQVSGGAAAAGGVLSHHRRRRSWVWNQFFVLEEYTGDEPLYVGKLHSDVDKGDGQVRYILMGEGAMSIFTIDENTGDIHATKRLDREQQAYYTLRAQARDRNTNLLVEPESQFIIKVQDINDNEPKFLNGPYTARVAERSPVGTSVVTVMATDADDPTYGNSARLVYSILQGQPYFSVEAKTGVVRTALPDMDREVQDHYLLVIQAKDMIGQLGGLSGTTSFTVTLTDVNDNPPRFPRKSYQFSVPESVVVSTVVAKIKALDLDIGPNAEMDYRILDGDGQGTFRILTDPNTQEGLVILHKTLDFETKSSYTLRVEASNRYVDTHFLSVGPFSDMATVRLLVENVDEPPVFSFSVSQMVISEAAAVGTDVGSVSAHDPDATNSPVRYSIDRRSDVDRYFNIDSSSGLIRTDRPLDREIVAVHNITVLATESLDRSQVGKAVVLVSVTDVNDNPPRFAIEYQMFVCENTKPGQIIETLSAVDRDEPEHGHHFLFSLTTEAPGNINFTLRDNKDNTASILTRHGGFLQRDQLVHFLTVVISDGGNPSLSSTNTLSVTVCDCDLEGHRRSCSWGASPLLVVRLSTAATAAVLTCVLTLLGAVMVMVAIRHRRREPLRMNDERDIRENIVRYDDEGGGEEDTEAFDMFTLRHLNQTNKTRRDPDIHPPGLPRTPESRAGKNLLFKEFIGDRLQEADLDLTAPPYDSLQTYAFEGSGSAAESLSSLNSLDSLNSLNFLESEQNYNFLREWGPRFRKLADLYGHNEGGGLPQSPQSAGTREDYRRRCDRCVEPAGTGRMVNVGTICFHPSPVSDLPEPDLEQDRI is encoded by the exons ATGGAGTGTCTCTGTGTTCTGAGTGTGCTCAGTATGTTTGTCCTGTCGCTGTGGGAGGAGTCAGGCTGCAAGGCAATGACCCTGAactccatcctcctccctcaggtgtcaggaggagcagcagcagcaggaggtgtCCTCTCCCACCacaggagaaggaggagctGGGTATGGAACCAGTTCTTCGTCCTGGAGGAGTACACCGGAGATGAGCCGCTGTACGTGGGGAAG CTCCACTCTGACGTGGATAAAGGTGACGGTCAGGTGAGGTACATCCTGATGGGAGAAGGAGCAATGTCCATCTTCACCATTGATGAGAACACAGGAGACATCCACGCCACAAAAAGGCTGGACCGAGAACAGCAGGCATACTACACCCTGAGAGCTCAGGCTCGAGACCGAAATACCAACCTACTGGTTGAACCTGAGTCTCAGTTCATCATCAAAGTCCAGGACATCAACGACAATGAGCCCAAGTTCCTTAACGGACCATACACCGCCAGAGTAGCTGAGAGGTCTCCTGTAG GTACATCCGTGGTGACGGTGATGGCAACAGATGCTGACGATCCAACTTATGGAAACTCTGCCAGACTAGTTTACAGCATCCTGCAGGGTCAGCCATACTTCTCTGTGGAGGCAAAGACAG GTGTGGTGCGTACAGCTCTGCCTGACATGGATCGGGAGGTGCAAGACCATTACCTGTTGGTCATCCAGGCCAAAGACATGATTGGTCAGCTGGGAGGTCTGTCCGGAACCACCTCCTTTACTGTGACGCTGACCGATGTCAACGACAACCCACCTCGCTTCCCCCGCA AGAGTTACCAATTCAGTGTTCCAGAGTCTGTAGTAGTGTCAACTGTGGTCGCTAAGATCAAAGCTCTGGATCTGGATATTGGTCCAAACGCTGAGATGGACTACAGGATCCTGGACGGAGACGGACAGGGAACCTTCAGGATCCTCACTGATCCAAATACACAGGAAGGACTGGTCATCCTGCACAAG ACACTGGACTTTGAGACCAAGTCCAGCTACACTTTGCGCGTCGAGGCATCCAATCGTTATGTGGACACCCATTTCCTGTCTGTGGGTCCGTTCAGCGACATGGCGACGGTTCGTCTGCTGGTGGAAAACGTGGACGAGCCTCCAGTATTCtccttttctgtcagtcagATGGTGATCTCTGAGGCAGCTGCAGTAGGAACTGATGTGGGATCAGTTTCAGCTCACGACCCCGACGCCACCAACAGTCCTGTCAG gtACTCCATAGACAGGAGGTCAGATGTGGATCGTTACTTTAACATTGACAGTAGCTCAGGTCTGATCAGAACAGACCGACCTCTGGACCGAGAGATCGTTGCTGTGCACAACATCACTGTCCTCGCCACAGAGAGCC tggatCGTTCTCAGGTGGGGAAAGCTGTGGTTCTGGTTTCTGTGACGGACGTTAACGACAACCCTCCGAGATTCGCCATCGAGTACCAAATGTTCGTCTGTGAGAACACCAAACCTGGACAG ATCATTGAGACACTCAGCGCTGTGGACCGAGATGAACCAGAGCACGGACATCACTTCCTGTTCTCTCTGACCACCGAGGCTCCTGGGAATATCAACTTCACCCTGAGGGACAACAAAG ACAACACGGCGTCCATCCTGACTCGGCATGGTGGTTTCCTGCAACGGGATCAGTTGGTTCACTTTCTGACTGTGGTGATTTCAGATGGCGGCAATCCGTCTCTCAGCAGCACCAACACACTGTCCGTCACCGTCTGTGACTGTGACCTCGAGGGACATCGACGCTCTTGCAGCTGGGGTGCGTCACCGCTGCTGGTGGTCAGACTGAGCACTGCTGCCACCGCTGCCGTCCTCACCTGTGTCCTTACACTGCTGG GTGCTGTCATGGTAATGGTTGCCATCAGACACAGGAGGAGGGAGCCTCTGAGGATGAACGATGAGCGAGACATTCGTGAGAACATTGTCCGTTATGATGATGAAGGTGGAGGTGAGGAGGACACCGAGGCCTTTGACATGTTCACTCTGAGACACctgaaccaaacaaataaaacccgCCGAGACCCCGACATCCACCCGCCAGGACTCCCCAGAACACCAGAGTCCCGGGCAGGGAAAAACCTGCTGTTCAAGGAGTTCATCGGGGACAGACTGCAGGAGGCAGACCTGGACCTGACAGCTCCCCCCTACGATTCTTTGCAGACCTACGCCTTCGAAGGCAGCGGGTCAGCTGCTGAGTCACTCAGCTCATTAAACTCATTAGACTCGTTAAATTCGTTAAACTTTTTAGAGTCTGAGCAGAACTACAACTTCCTGAGAGAGTGGGGGCCGAGGTTCAGGAAGCTGGCAGACCTCTACGGACACAACGAGGGAGGGGGGTTGCCTCAGAGTCCTCAATCTGCAGGGACCAGAGAAGACTACAGGAGGCGCTGTGACAGGTGTGTTGAACCAGCAGGTACAGGTCGCATGGTTAATGTGGGGACTATCTGTTTTCATCCGTCACCTGTATCTGATTTGCCTGAGCCGGATCTGGAACAGGATCGAATCTAA